Genomic DNA from Apis mellifera strain DH4 linkage group LG6, Amel_HAv3.1, whole genome shotgun sequence:
aaGATAATGTATAAGATGATCATAGAAAATCGAATAAGTTGATAAAAACatctgattaaaaaatataataaagtgaattatttggttaaaataattaatcaatatttttaacataagtTCAAGCATAAAAAGTGATTGACgccaataataaattgtatttacttATCCACAACAATTGCttcagacttttttttttttttttcaaatacccGCTTCCtcatactaataataattcaagattGTATTACTATGAGACATCAATCACGCTTTAATGATACTTACTTGTCTATCTTTATCAAATGACAAGAATAtcgtttgaataaaaatacattgaatGTATTCGATCCTTCGTGTTTTTAACATGAGACTTGCATTCCTCAAAGTCTCTAGAAAcgcatatattttcaaacgaaCAGGTTTTATCTATATAGAGAATGTTGCATCGAATGATTGAAATACATGAATCACATCTTCATTCGAATTCAGATCAACGAACCTGCATCATTCGTCGATGGGGAAAATTGTACGGTGGAAGATATTTCTTACTTTCGCGTGATCGTTCCGTACCGCTTGATCGATGGTATCTATAATAAGAACATAAGATACAGCAGCCAAGTTTTACCGATGTTAAATGGTTAGTTTCGCCGatcattttgtttctttgtttccATCCATTATACGGCGTAAAGTTTAAGTTTCAATTACGAAGTCGCGATCTGCACGCATAGTTACATACACGAGATGCATCGTAATTGGCTCGTAAATTCCACGTATACAAAATGTAGACGTGTACAAAATTGAGCAACTgatatttatgcaattaaaGATGTCTTTTaagtatactatatataattgagaAAGTCGatcatgaatatttcaaatttttagttttttagtttgtttttttttttatatttgttcgaGAAGGAACAAGTATTTTCATCCAGAAAAATCTAGAGATATAAGTTACTATTTTCACTTACTATTATTTTGTACAGTTTCGatctatatatttctcaagctgaagataattttttttttgctcttgctcgttctttctttttttttttgttgtaacATTGTACAATGAACTTTAGCGTTTCACTGCCATAATCATTATCATcgtatattaagaataatcatGGGAACCACTGTTGTGCATATTTATGAATCTTCCATAATATTACTTGCTCTATATAGCAATTATCACAGGTTGATTTAGTTTATTACTTCATTGTTATGCTAATATCGCCTATAATAACCGTGttcattatttgataatcATATAAGGAGGAGGTtagaagtatataatatacatataattatatacatttattcgaTGATATCTAGgtcacttatttttaaattaattgaacgaACTGGCATTAATAAGGAACTAATTAacaactaattaattaatatagttgAATGacttaatattaacaaactcTTATTATAACCTCAAAATATAACGATCATCGGTCTTATTTTATCCTAATTTTGActcatatttaacaatttactttaaaaaacatctcataattaagatattttatatttttataaaatatattaataattattatgtttaaatttattgtatacatataatcgTATTAATGACGATAtacatcgaataaaataaaaaatttcaaaaattcaagataGATATAAGTcttatagatagatataagTCTATAATCTAtgtcaataaaataaacttatttttatagattattcaatatttgtaaatttatcgtaatattGTAACTTACATAAAAAACAGGTTATGAGGCTCGTAAACCATAAAAACTAGGCTTTAATCATTCAAAGTATAGGAGTATTTTCAAGTAAGCAAATTGTCACGTGTACGCACatgcgaaaaatatatatatgtataaatccaTGTGTTTATCTCATCGTTGGTAAAAAATATGGTTCAgcataaattttgcaaagaatACTTCCATCTTCCGATTCGATGTATtcatgtaaaagaaaatatattaaaagcgCGTGCGCATGAGCATGCGCACGAAATAAAACTGCGCACAAAACTGCGCACAAACTAATGTTCTTTAGTTAACGCGCGCGCGTGAATAAACAAGTAcgaagtttattttaatggTGTTATGTACATTATACTACGTTGTTTGTTAGATATGTTATGGTTTGTATTTATGGTATGAGGAAACGAAACGATCGTATGTTGCTCGAAACTATGTACGAGTTCTGGCGAAGTCGAAAATATGCCCAGTGGCTATCACCCACGTTTACGCCATAGCTATAAAAGATTTCTGTATAATGGTGGTTACAGTCGTCGATCAGTATTTAACGATACGATCAGGATACCAATaaggtatattataattaagaaatttatcttgGCAACTTGAAATGAAAAGACGATCACGTAATATGTCTTCATTGTAATTTCGATGTTATTTCTACACATAGAAAAGATAGaacttgttatatattatatgtcatatatattatatatatatgttatatattatatgtcaaattttcgtattttatgaatttatttatgtaaaatttgagtgatttgtctttttatttttatttttatttatttttttttgaggaaataactttgattaatcttttattcttgGAATTCACTATGGAATGtgtaattggaatttttccagaatataattctctgaattaattaaaatatttccactaTTTTAGATAGCatgttattaaatgaattttattttagtattttaaatattatatattaaacatattaatattgtttgataattaagaaatatatataatattttcaattttaaattaaataaaacatttaaagttTAGATGCTATTCTAGACGACCATGACAGTGGAATATTCTGatgttttttataagattaatacTGCATCATAtccatcaatattttaattatataccttttacataaattatttataaatgcttttataaaaagaaacggtATAATcactatttcatatataatttattagtgtgaacaaaaaaaaaatatttacatattatatttaaatctctaataattcgtttaattctctcaaataaaaaacaatcataagaaaatatttctaacattAATAGGAATGCGTTTGCGTAATCAAAAGTTCGAAAGTTTCCTTATATATCTcgtatttctttgaaatttttgttttatcgtttctcctctatcttctcttcttttatatctGGTAACACATCGTTGGCTTCTCTTAACAACGatagtttttttgtttttttcttcgaaagtaTATATACACTGCATTAAAACccgataattgaaataattaaaatggaacGGTAGTGCGCGAACAGGAACGTAATACGAAGCGCGAATTCGCGTATAATCCATCATTCGTGTATTCCGTATTCCACGTAGATGGTGTACGTGCTGAGAGAAAGACTCGTTTCGTCTGAGGAATGCACGGCATTATAATGAGAACGCGGCAAGACCACGGTGCAACTCCGCGACtcgattattttgtttaattacagGGAACATTAGACAAGTCACATCCGCGGCGTTACATGCTCCTCGGAATTCTTCTTGTGAAAAAAAGTATCGCGGCTCTATTGTTCGTCTATTGCCACATACATAGCTATGTAATTATTCAtactattcataattattcacacaataattttttatattgcatcCTGATTATATTACAAAGGATGTATAAATgtcttttatgtatattatcattaatacgGATGACTATTAGATTCTGATTAACTGCTATTTGTCGTTTAgtgattataattgtatattcattaagttataattatcCAATAATGACGTTCATGACTTCTgaatttgtttgaataattatgtatagtTCATAATTCTGTATTGTCAATAGAATCCTTCAGTTGAATCAGTTCTTAATTGAAgcattcaaagaaaaaataaatcacaaaatttttaatttaatagaaaaattatttgaattacacaaaagaaaataaatttgtaccatattttctatcttttttttttctctcttcttttctatttattcgaagaagaataattatagcgagtaaattatgaataatgatGAAACATTATCCGATAGAAAAATGcgcatattaaataaattttaaaattttaattttaattttctcggaAAAAgcttttattgtaatataaaaaattacactttATCTTGCATTctgtacaaataaaaataaaaaaaaaatttgttccgaatgcaaatataatacGTTGTTATCATGAGTATTGTGGATAGTCGTTGTAATTTTACGATTCTCAATAGCTTTTTCAACTGATAtgcttatctttttttttaattttttctagaatAGTTCAGTTTTTTAGAGTAGTTATCTAAGCTTCAAGAAGGCAAGAgaagaaaggggaggaaacaaaaaaaaaaaattaactgcATTCCTTATGAGCTCAATTAGCGGAAATTTCTAACTTTATGACAGAAAATACTAGTCGTTTCTTCATTTAAAAGCccaatatatagatagattatCGCTGCTTACTGGATGATAACAGTGCAAAACATAGATTCCATAAAATAATAGTGGTTGCCTCGATTGttgattcgattaatatttgcCGCATATTCATACTATGATTACATGgctaaatgtatatttaaatattaaatattactcaaGGATAATTGATTTAGGATcctattatttgtaattgttttaaatgctTAGATAAATTCagaaatgaatttcattatttatagttataagtctttctataatatataatataattaaaaatataataataatatttaatcttttgatacttaatttttaaagtattaattcAGAAAgggatagaattaattaattatttctgtagtatttatttatacattatttattatatgttgaatataaaatttatttatgtaacattaacaataaattaaaattatgatcaaTTATGAtgttttttaatcaaactttGATACAtcttgtgatatttttttttaaaatatttgataaatttttatatattttaaacaaaaaataaattatattatttcactaTATTAAGTACGCATAGATagttaatagattaatttcttcaatacAGATAttctaatgatttaaaaaaaaattaattcattttttgtatatattttttatatcatatatgttatcatatatgtaatattttttagttcaatttattatatataattaataatcatttacaaTGTTCTCATTATTCTGTGTAACTTTCCACTTCAAAATCGTCTTTACAGTTCACTGTTCTTACATAATTCTCTCAATGTTCCACGTTAAATTAGTGGTGAACAAGCAAAGCATATGAGAGATGCGCGAATTGCGCAATGTAATTACACGGTCGGACGAAAGACAGTAGTGGTTGCTCAACATGGATGGCGGCGACCATAAAGGCTTCGTTTCAACAAAAGTTCAACGAAATTCGAATGccgcaaatatttaaaacagtgACAGTCGCGCGTTCAGACACAATTTGTTTAACTGCGTATCTATTCATATTTGCGAGTTTctcgattgattaataaaaatgtacagaattttaatcattagtaAACCGCACGCTAACATTTACGAAGTGTTTCCATGTCGATTCTTACGCGTTTAACGTAAACGAACGACTACTGTCTTTAAGAACTGGCCCTATCAATGCATCAACGACAAGTGCTCATAAACATAGCCCTTGTTTGCTAACATTTGTTTAGTGGAAGTGCTTGACAAATGTTTGTCACGGATTGCCTGCtattaacatttcaaaaaGCTCACAAACATTTGCAAGCATTCTACGTGACCGGTGAATACGCGGCTTTAGTAGTCGAAACAAAGCTCGAGGTGGTCCACTCGGTCTCTCCGTACCGCGTTATTTCCTTACGTAAGCGCTGCACAGTGCACGGGTCGTTGCTTCGTTCTGTATGTCACCGTGTGCCGCGCACGGGAACACCAGTCTGACGGCATTCCATCGTGATTTGCGAACGTTTCGGTAAACGTTCAGCACACCCGTGGTTCGCGCGGTGTTTACGTCTGCTCCTCGTTgcagaggaggagaagaggttGGCCGCCTTGTGGCGATAATCGGAATTCCGAAAGGAAAGCAAGTTACGCGTAATATCGGCCACGATTTCATCGAATCGTATTTCTCGAGAGATCttcgattacaattttttcctcttgtttttttattactttttttattttaacaacagAGTTGTTCAGTGTAAACGTCGTTCTGGCTGATTTACGCGACACGTGTCTTGTTCAACGGATTTGGACTCTGCTCCGCTTGTTTTTAGGTTAAGGCCAATTACGAGAATTCTTCGAGTGGCGCGTCTAACCGTTGTAAATAAACGATCGATAGGTTAGGTCTGTTTCCTTTTACGATTGGACATTAAAAATATGGTAATGGTGATGTTGGAAATCATGCGATGATGAAATAATACTACGAGAACCAACGTTTAGTTGAAAATTGCATAATGGAATTGTAACTTGTTAATCATTAAGAGACAATTTAAGTGttcgttattttaaaattatgtatgagtataaaaaattcctttgtagcatatttattatatcattcgtgacatgaattaattaattaatatcaagaaaTCGTATCCAATATTACCGTGTTATGATATTCATTTGAATTCTTTAATTGTTGTTTGTGTAATTTCGATGCCAAAATCGGTGTGAAGAGATTAGGATCTATATCCTGTGGTTTTTCATTTAGAATTAGGTTTGAAATCCAACTGAAAATCCAACCTACTCCGAAACTTAAGACACTTCCCAAGGGACAGTACCACATATATGAAATGCGATACAGATAGAAATATGAGTCATTGTTACTTTGCCTGTAACAGAAAAACcgcatatataatttattgcctCTTAGAAACCAATTATGTTAAATTGTACTACGTAAAacaagtattaattttatgattaagaGAAGCATTagcaatttgatataatagatgtgcgtgtaatattataataaaaacataatatcatcttttttaaaacataattgtgatttggaaaatatatatttatttatatatatgttttttattatatatttacttgatatatatgtttggataatgatataattttttttcatattaaaatgtatcttatcgttattcattttttgaaaatcattactttgatattaataattattgaattaaaataaattattaaattattgaacaataacaatcgtatacaatatatatagattttttatataatgaattatgtttttaaaaataatcagtaaacgaaatatttaaatattataataataacaaataaataaatattagctttttgtaaaaaaatagattataaattaaaaatatcacataagtaaaaaataaacttatgttattaaaaaattgatattaataattcttacaatattatatcattatgaaaacaatatatatgacTTTCTAAATGCTATTTCTCACTAAACGTCAAAAAAGATCTCCAAtgataaaaactaaaaaacagTTGCGTGTATCAGAGAATGTGCGTGAACGGAGACTGAAAATGTGCATGGTCAATAAATAGCAGGCGAATTCCTTACTGGTATTCAAAATGCAAATTCGACGATTCCTCGTAATCATAATGCGTGGCATTGCTACAGTTAGACGTGACATCCACCTTGTTCGGGATTGGTGGCTTTGGCTGACCGAAACCAATCCACAGGGAGAAAACGAGGCTAGTTAGTAGACCGACGATCGCTCCTCTCTGATTTCCCAATCTTGTAAACATGCCTAAAGTGAACATGCCGAATACAGGACCGCCCACCACACCAAAAATTGTGAGAGCTGCCTGAAGGAGTCCACCAAGAAAATGTCCCACAAATGCCAATCCTATACAACTAATACCAACTATAACGGCCAAAATCTTGCTGATGACGATTGATCCCGTTGCGGTAATCTCTTTATtcctgaaataatattaattataatattaatataattatatatcagttgattatataaatcttatgcatttaaataattaattgatatatactgaaataaccaataataaatattctaattagatCTATAAAGTTTTCTTTCGCAAAGCttaacaaattacaaattataggTTATGTTGATATATTCGTCCGTATAACGAtaccaaattttatattaataaaaattctatcgtaATAATCATTGCaatcaatgatatttaatatgatttctgaatataaatcgtaatattatcgctaaaaatcttttaaatacatacaatTGTAAATTCTACAGCAAGAAGGATCCGTTTTTATgctacaatataataattaaaaaattcgagaatgtACTTCTATTCCTTTCGCTGCAGGATTCCCAATTACAGTACTACtttctattcaaattttttgtcGAGAGTATCATCcaagataattaaaagtttaaacttaaatcgaacgaaagaatTTCTCCTTGGTCAccgtatattaatattagaaatctaATACGTAATGACACGTTGGTTGacgaaacatttattaaattctacgaGGCTCACCAAAGACGACATATAGGTTTGATAAAATCTTCCAGTATAACGGCGGCCAAGGAATTCACCGTGGCAGAGATGGTGCTAAGTCCAGCGCTGAAGATGCCTGCTATAAAAAGGCCGGGCACACCTGGATACGCGGAAAGCATGTCCATCACGTAAAGGGGCATTAATTGATCATAGGATCCGATCCTTCCGCTCTCGAGGGGGTCGCAGTTACGATACCGTGTGTATATCGCCAATCCAGTGAAACAGAGGCCCAAGGACATGAGGGAGGATAATGGCCAGCTTATCCAAATGGCAGATTGTGCGTGTTTCACGTTTCTGTGAAAAGTATGAAAGTATGAGGGAGATGATTTTAcagacgattattattaaagtcgAATCGGCAGCCGTGGCGGACGAGGAACGATTTATCGAACGATCGCTACCGGCGGTATGCATGCGAGATGCGTGGCTGAGATAAAGTCCGGAGGAAAATTCCTCCGTCTCTCTGTCGTCACGCTACGAAGAAGAGAATCACGATAATGCGCCTCGAGATGAATACAATGCCGCGGGATCGGGATACGCAATATTCGAGCCATCTagagaaatttcattcgaatgcTTGGTGGCCGTATCGTCGTCGATTTATCGAACGTTGATTTACGATTCAAGACCCGGGGAAGAAAGATCGGCCGATTCCACGATCGGTGCATGCCTATTTGCTCGTTTTACCGATGCTTTTGCTACTATAAAATGGATTAGTGGAACAGTAGGTTGAAGATACTTGaacatgattaaatttaaataagagtaatctggttttcttttttagattgcATGATTAATAACATTggttatgatatatttatgcacTTGTACACGTaccgaagaaaattaattacgtttggcattaatttttaataaattcttttatacgaacttctcgaaataatattcataatagatttatctaaaataattattaaattatgattttctacaaccattaattattttaattcgtattttcttttttccttttacgaataat
This window encodes:
- the LOC409899 gene encoding putative sodium-dependent multivitamin transporter, coding for MANLVAADYAVIVITMIISSGIGVYYWLSGGKQKSMEEYFMADRSMQMLPVAIGLTVSYISAVSLLGVSSENYVYGTQYAVINISYGLATPFVVYFYMPVFFKIGKASAFEYLHKRFGKAARMAGSFAFILQLLLYSGVVLYAPALALEATTGISMTASVIGIGLVCTFYSTIGGIKAVLITDVFQSLLMLIAIILVIITAAMNVGGLDKIWEIARQGSRIEFDSISMDPTVRHTWWSLTFGGFFTYLSLYGTNQVQVQRMLTIKNVKHAQSAIWISWPLSSLMSLGLCFTGLAIYTRYRNCDPLESGRIGSYDQLMPLYVMDMLSAYPGVPGLFIAGIFSAGLSTISATVNSLAAVILEDFIKPICRLWNKEITATGSIVISKILAVIVGISCIGLAFVGHFLGGLLQAALTIFGVVGGPVFGMFTLGMFTRLGNQRGAIVGLLTSLVFSLWIGFGQPKPPIPNKVDVTSNCSNATHYDYEESSNLHFEYQQSNNDSYFYLYRISYMWYCPLGSVLSFGVGWIFSWISNLILNEKPQDIDPNLFTPILASKLHKQQLKNSNEYHNTTRHSKNSRNWP